The following proteins are co-located in the Pomacea canaliculata isolate SZHN2017 linkage group LG10, ASM307304v1, whole genome shotgun sequence genome:
- the LOC112574535 gene encoding GTPase IMAP family member 4-like isoform X1, producing the protein MSTDDKDECRVVLLGKTGAGKSSLGNTLLGREAFKVGLGLSSGTEKCQFADTLIEGVNLAVVDTPGLCDTHRPEQEVLREVAKSVAVAEPGPHVILMVLRCDGRFTAEEYTAYITLKAMFGDDFCKFLFLVFVGIDQVTGNPDERQSALESMIHEKSPPTLQELIFDSSGRYFAVDNKAQPVDRRQQGKDLLSRIQKLIQRNGDRYFSNKLCEDIGRDVEPMIQRRMQQDNATRADATRAVRQDIVKEKVVLDILKYWAKVIAKALEPVLKQVIKIAAEQGLKLMQENLCSVM; encoded by the exons ATGTCAACAG ACGACAAGGATGAATGCCGAGTGGTTCTCCTGGGCAAGACGGGTGCAGGCAAGAGTTCCCTTGGCAACACTCTTTTGGGTCGGGAGGCGTTTAAGGTCGGCTTGGGGCTGTCCTCTGGAACTGAGAAATGTCAGTTCGCTGACACTTTAATCGAGGGTGTTAACCTAGCG GTGGTAGATACTCCTGGCTTATgtgacacacacagacctgaGCAGGAAGTGCTACGTGAGGTTGCTAAAAGTGTTGCGGTTGCGGAGCCTGGTCCCCACGTGATCCTCATGGTGCTGCGCTGTGATGGGCGATTCACCGCA gAAGAGTACACAGCCTACATCACTCTCAAGGCCATGTTTGGCGATGACTTCTGCAAGTTTTTATTCCTCGTTTTCGTAGGAATAGACCAGGTCACTGGCAACCCAG ACGAAAGACAATCAGCTCTGGAATCAATGATACACGAGAAATCTCCACCAACTCTACAAGAACTGATATTTGACTCCTCCGGCAGATACTTTGCTGTCGACAACAAGGCCCAGCCTGTGGACAGAAGACAGCAAGGGAAGGACTTACTGTCACGGATTCAG aaACTGATTCAAAGAAATGGCGACCGGTACTTCAGCAACAAGCTGTGTGAGGATATCGGCAGGGATGTGGAGCCAATGATCCAGCGACGCATGCAGCAGGACAACGCCACGCGAGCAGACGCCACCAGGGCCGTCAGACAGGACATCGTCAAAGAAAAGGTCGTCCTCGATATTTTGAAGTACTGGGCGAAGGTTATAGCGAAAGCTCTCGAACCAGTGTTAAAGCAAGTCATTAAGATTGCAGCGGAACAGGGATTGAAACTGATGCAAGAAAATCTGTGCTCTGTTATGTAA